The Pseudogulbenkiania sp. MAI-1 sequence GACGAGGTGCGGGACGAAGGCGAAGCGCGGCGCTTCGCCGACAAGCTGCAGGCCTCGCTGGCGGCCGGCTTCAACGTCGAGGGACACGAGCTGTTCACCACCGCCAGCATCGGCATCGCCCTCGGGCGGGCGAGCTACGTCGATCCGGGCGATATCCTGCGTGACGCCGAAACGGCCAGCCATCATGCGCTGGAGCGGGGCGGGGCGTATTGCGAGGTGTTCGCAGCCGACATGCGCCAACGCGTCGTCGCACTGCTCGGCATGGAAACCGAACTGCGGCAGGCGGTGCTGAAGGGGCAGGAGTTCCAGGTTTTCTACCAGCCTATCGTCGACCTGCGCACGGGGACGCTCACCGGCTTCGAGGCGCTGGTACGCATGCGCCGTCCCGACGGCAGCCTGGTGCAGCCGGGTGACTTCATCCCGCTGACCGAGGAAACCGGCCTCATCGTGCATATCGGCCGCTGGGTGCTGGGCGAGGCCTGCCGCCAGATGCACGACTGGCAGCTGAAGTACCCGCAGCACTCGGCGCTGCAGATGAGCGTGAACCTGGCCGGGCGGCAGTTCATCCAGCCCGATCTGATGCAGCAGATCGAAGCGGTGCTGCAGGAAACCGGCCTCGACACCCATAGCCTCAAGCTGGAAGTCACCGAAACCGTGCTCATGGAGCACGCCGAGGCGGCGTTGGCGGTGCTGGAGCGGCTGCGCACCATGGGGGTCACGTTGCTGATGGACGATTTCGGCACCGGTTATTCCTCGCTGTCCTACCTGCACCGCTTCCCCATCAACACGCTGAAGATCGACGCATCGTTCGTGCGCCGCATGGACGTGGATCGCAAGAATGCGGACATCATCCAGACCATCGTCACGCTGGCGCATACCCTGGGCATGGACCTTATCGCCGAGGGGGTGGAGAGCGAACGGCAGCGGGCGCAGCTGCGCGGGCTGGGGGTCGAATACGGCCAGGGCTACTATTTTTCCCAGCCACTCGATGCCGCCGCCGCCGAGCAGCTGATCGCCTCCGGGCGGAGCTGGTGACGAGGTTCTGCGCCTTGCCGCCAGCCTGGCTCATCACGTCGCTGAGGCCAATCGTCCGCCCGGACCGCGTCAGAATCCGCGGTGTCGGCGAAGCTGTCGTCATCGATCTTCATTCATGTTTGCGTTATAGAAGACTGTGTTCACTATCTTGAAACGAATCGGGCTCGACGGCTTTCTGCTGTCGCTGATCGGCGCCGTGCTGCTGGCCATCGTCTGGCCGGAGCTGGGGCGCAGTGGCGGCCTGATCCAGTTGCAGCATTTCGCCAACTACGGCGTGGCCATCGTGTTCCTGCTGTACGGCCTGACGCTGTCGCCGCAGAAGATCCGCGAGGGGGTGTTCAACTGGCGGCTGCACGTGGTGGTGCAGCTGGCCACCTTCCTGCTGTTTCCGCTGCTGGTGTTGGGCTGTCTATGGGCCTTGGGGGCGCGGGTGCCGGCGGAAATGGCGCTCGGTTTCTTCTACCTGGCGGCCTTGCCGTCCACCGTGTCCTCGTCGGTGGCGATGACCTCGATCGCCAAGGGCAACGTGCCGGGGGCGATCTTCAACGCCAGCCTGTCGAGCCTGCTCGGCGTGTTCGTCACGCCGCTGTGGGTCAACACCTACCTCAACAGCCAGGGGGTCGGCTTCCCGCTCGGGCCGGTGGTGCTGAAAATCGTGCTGCTGGTGCTGGCGCCGATCGTGGTGGGCCAGCTGTTGCGGCCGTGGCTGGTGTCGTGGCTGAACCGCCACGCTGTGCTGACCAAGCTGATGGACCGCACCACCATCCTCGCCATCGTGCTCAATTCGTTCTCGGACTCGGTGGCCGAGGGGGTGTGGAGCAGCCACAGCACGGCCGCGCTCGCCGGCATGGCGGCGGCGTCGCTAGTGTTGTTCGTGCTGGTGTCGCTGCTGATGTGGGCGGGCTGCCGTGCGCTCGGCTTCAACCGCGAAGACAACATCGCCGGGGTGTTCTGCGGTTCGAAGAAGTCGCTGGCGGCCGGTGTGCCGATGGCCAAGGTGATGTTCGGTGCCAACCCCGCTATCGGCCTGATCATCGCCCCGATCATGCTCTACCACTTCCTGCAACTGGTGATCGTCAGCGTGGTGGCGCGCCGGCTGGGGGCTAGGGTGAGTTGAGCCGGTGGCCCATGCCCGTCACCGGGCGCCCCAACAATAAAAAAGCACCGTCTCGCCTCGTCGGCGAGCGGTGCTTCTTTCATCCAGGCGGGGATCAGAACTTCCAGCGCGCGGTGACCTCGGCCGTGCGCGGTGCGCCCGGCATGTTGTAGTCGTTGGCACCGCTGTGGGCGGAGATGTAGTACTTCTTGTCGAACACGTTCTTCAGCGAAAAGTTCACCTCCAGCGACTTGCCGCTATAGCCGGTGCCGAGGTCGAAGCGGGTGTAGCCCGGCAGCTTGACCAGGTTGTCCGGCGACGCGTAGCGCTCACCCTCGTAGCGCAGGCC is a genomic window containing:
- a CDS encoding bile acid:sodium symporter family protein, which codes for MKRIGLDGFLLSLIGAVLLAIVWPELGRSGGLIQLQHFANYGVAIVFLLYGLTLSPQKIREGVFNWRLHVVVQLATFLLFPLLVLGCLWALGARVPAEMALGFFYLAALPSTVSSSVAMTSIAKGNVPGAIFNASLSSLLGVFVTPLWVNTYLNSQGVGFPLGPVVLKIVLLVLAPIVVGQLLRPWLVSWLNRHAVLTKLMDRTTILAIVLNSFSDSVAEGVWSSHSTAALAGMAAASLVLFVLVSLLMWAGCRALGFNREDNIAGVFCGSKKSLAAGVPMAKVMFGANPAIGLIIAPIMLYHFLQLVIVSVVARRLGARVS